Proteins from one Clostridium cellulovorans 743B genomic window:
- the helD gene encoding RNA polymerase recycling motor HelD, with protein sequence MAIETREFDYEKAYLMETKGKVMTEIDIKTKADDELEKKISGLKKASKGKYNEDLETAQKLYDITHKNLLNYKETLNLPYFARIDFREKRKEQEQLYIGKFGIIESETGDPLIIDWRAPVADLYYSGTQGEVTYETPNGWIDGELYLKRKFLIKEGELSDAFDEGINEIILKTTEENSLVDEFLKINLEESISSKLKDVVATIQKEQNDVIRASISGPLIIQGSAGSGKTTVALHRLAYILYKYRKTMEGSDVLVIAPNKLFLDYISEVLPSLGVDQVKQRTLEEITQEITKVKGKIITKDHKLIQILDSDDDSEKKMLINSSKFKGSLLFKRIIDRYVRYIEKKDAENITDIRFEDFVLFKESFIKKLYIEDMRNLSLDKRKEEILKFLKKRKNQSIKEVYEKLEMFYDLKVLKIKREVEDEVQRRAELTSLYDERDSKRDRLIKGYNKTLDEYFNSWKHDDIKKLYRELLFDEEIFKEVAEDSIPQELYNHIKEDTLKSSEKDLVDADDLIAMAYLKLKIYGIDKKLIHKHVVIDEAQDYSYFAYEVIKEFSSGNSYTIVGDLGQGIYYYKGIEDWQDLISKVFSYNSSYISLKQSYRSTVEIIDFANRVLKKQNLSIEPSMPVLRHGEYPTVIKYEDNKDFGSKIDEIVEKMQKENKKSIAIICKTEAQCKKLKDILKKSSSHTWDLVKDTDNTFNIDKLIIPANMTKGLEFDVSIIYDLDEQNYKVNKLDSKLLYVALTRALHYEYVFYKDDLSKLVEE encoded by the coding sequence ATGGCTATTGAAACAAGAGAATTTGATTATGAAAAAGCTTACTTGATGGAAACAAAGGGTAAGGTAATGACGGAAATAGATATAAAAACAAAAGCCGATGATGAGTTAGAAAAGAAAATTTCAGGTCTAAAGAAAGCATCTAAAGGTAAGTATAATGAAGATTTAGAGACTGCTCAAAAGTTATATGATATAACACATAAAAACTTATTGAACTATAAAGAAACTTTAAATTTGCCTTACTTTGCACGAATTGACTTTAGAGAAAAAAGAAAAGAACAAGAGCAATTGTATATTGGAAAGTTCGGAATTATTGAAAGTGAAACTGGAGACCCGTTGATTATTGATTGGAGAGCACCGGTAGCAGATCTTTACTATAGTGGTACCCAAGGCGAGGTAACCTATGAAACTCCGAATGGATGGATTGATGGAGAATTATATTTAAAGAGAAAGTTTCTTATCAAAGAAGGCGAACTGAGCGATGCTTTTGACGAAGGTATAAATGAAATAATTTTAAAAACTACTGAGGAAAATTCCTTAGTTGACGAATTCCTAAAGATCAACTTAGAGGAAAGTATATCTAGCAAACTTAAAGATGTAGTTGCAACAATCCAAAAAGAACAGAATGACGTTATTAGAGCATCCATTAGCGGACCGCTTATTATTCAAGGGTCTGCAGGTTCAGGAAAAACTACCGTAGCATTACATAGACTTGCTTATATTCTTTATAAGTATAGAAAGACTATGGAAGGTTCAGATGTTTTAGTTATAGCACCAAATAAGTTGTTTTTAGATTATATTTCTGAAGTGTTGCCAAGTCTTGGAGTAGATCAAGTGAAGCAGAGAACCCTAGAGGAGATTACACAAGAAATAACAAAAGTAAAAGGAAAAATAATAACAAAGGATCATAAGCTTATCCAAATTTTAGATAGTGATGATGACTCCGAGAAAAAAATGCTTATCAATAGTAGCAAATTCAAGGGATCATTATTGTTTAAAAGAATAATAGATAGATATGTAAGATATATAGAAAAGAAAGATGCAGAAAACATAACTGATATACGCTTTGAGGATTTTGTTTTATTTAAAGAATCTTTTATTAAGAAGTTGTATATAGAGGATATGAGGAATTTATCTTTAGATAAGAGAAAAGAAGAAATACTGAAATTTTTGAAAAAGAGAAAAAATCAAAGCATTAAGGAAGTCTATGAAAAGCTTGAAATGTTTTATGACTTAAAAGTTCTTAAGATAAAAAGAGAAGTGGAAGATGAAGTTCAAAGAAGAGCAGAATTAACTTCCTTGTATGATGAAAGGGATTCGAAAAGGGATAGACTTATTAAAGGATACAATAAGACTTTAGATGAATATTTTAATAGTTGGAAACATGATGATATAAAGAAGCTTTATAGAGAACTTTTATTTGACGAAGAGATATTTAAAGAAGTTGCAGAGGATTCAATCCCACAAGAACTTTATAATCATATAAAAGAAGATACTCTTAAGAGCAGTGAGAAGGATTTAGTTGATGCTGATGATTTAATTGCCATGGCTTATTTGAAGCTGAAAATCTATGGAATAGATAAAAAACTAATTCATAAACATGTTGTTATTGATGAAGCTCAAGATTATAGTTACTTTGCTTATGAAGTAATTAAAGAGTTTTCATCAGGAAATTCCTATACCATAGTAGGGGATTTAGGCCAAGGTATATACTATTATAAAGGTATAGAAGATTGGCAAGATTTGATTTCAAAAGTTTTCTCTTATAATTCATCTTACATATCATTAAAACAGAGTTATCGATCAACTGTAGAAATAATAGATTTTGCTAATAGGGTTCTAAAGAAACAAAATTTATCTATAGAACCATCTATGCCAGTACTTAGACATGGTGAGTATCCAACAGTTATTAAGTATGAAGATAACAAAGATTTTGGTTCCAAGATTGATGAAATTGTGGAAAAGATGCAAAAGGAAAATAAAAAATCGATAGCGATAATATGTAAGACAGAAGCGCAATGTAAAAAGCTCAAAGATATATTAAAGAAATCAAGTAGTCATACGTGGGATTTAGTAAAGGATACAGATAATACCTTTAATATCGATAAGCTTATAATTCCAGCAAATATGACAAAGGGCCTAGAGTTTGATGTTAGTATAATTTATGATTTGGATGAACAAAACTATAAAGTAAATAAATTAGACTCGAAATTATTATATGTAGCATTAACTAGAGCACTTCATTATGAGTATGTATTCTACAAAGATGATTTATCTAAGCTAGTTGAAGAATAA
- a CDS encoding FprA family A-type flavoprotein, protein MSTINLKENIHWVGVKDPELRVFDIIMNTKKGTTYNSYLIDDEKVALIDTVKEGFYEEGLANIKAVIGDRNIDYIIVQHTELDHSGVAFRLLELFPQAKVVGTTAAINYLKEIVNRDFEAIDANKNPELNLGKTTLKFMPSPNLHWPDTMFTYAEKEKVLFTCDFLGCHYCPTNSVLETGAEDFYEEMKYYYEVIMKPFTKFVKDGIKKVESIEKELICPSHGPVHSKTIEEYIGNYKKWSDVKEITEVNVPIFYISAYGNTEKMAKHFCSKLIENGIKSEVYEITQYDMSELVKRAEEASGILVGSPTINQDAVKPAWDFLSSVCAIEMRGKAAGAFGSYGWSGEGTAMMQERLKSLKFKTTEKGYRFKFVPDQVKFNEGDQFIEEFISLLKK, encoded by the coding sequence ATGAGTACTATAAATCTAAAAGAGAATATCCATTGGGTAGGTGTTAAGGACCCAGAACTTAGAGTTTTTGACATAATAATGAACACAAAAAAAGGAACCACATACAATTCATATCTAATAGATGATGAAAAGGTAGCTCTTATTGATACAGTTAAAGAAGGGTTTTATGAAGAAGGTTTAGCAAATATAAAAGCTGTTATTGGAGATAGAAATATCGATTATATTATAGTTCAACATACTGAACTTGATCATAGTGGTGTAGCTTTTAGATTATTAGAACTTTTCCCACAAGCAAAAGTTGTAGGAACTACTGCAGCTATTAATTATCTTAAAGAAATTGTTAATAGAGATTTTGAAGCAATAGATGCAAATAAAAATCCAGAATTAAATTTAGGAAAAACAACTTTAAAGTTTATGCCATCACCAAATCTTCATTGGCCAGATACAATGTTTACTTATGCAGAAAAAGAAAAAGTATTATTTACTTGTGATTTCTTAGGCTGTCATTATTGCCCAACAAACTCTGTATTAGAAACTGGTGCAGAAGATTTCTATGAAGAAATGAAATACTATTATGAAGTTATAATGAAACCTTTCACGAAGTTCGTAAAAGATGGAATAAAAAAAGTAGAATCTATAGAAAAAGAACTTATATGCCCAAGCCATGGACCAGTTCATAGTAAGACTATTGAAGAATATATAGGAAACTATAAAAAATGGTCTGATGTTAAAGAAATAACAGAAGTAAATGTTCCGATTTTCTATATAAGTGCTTATGGAAATACAGAAAAAATGGCAAAGCATTTTTGCTCTAAATTAATAGAAAACGGAATAAAATCCGAAGTTTATGAGATTACACAATATGATATGTCAGAGCTTGTTAAAAGAGCAGAGGAAGCAAGTGGTATCCTAGTTGGTTCTCCTACAATAAATCAAGATGCTGTTAAACCAGCTTGGGACTTCTTAAGCAGCGTTTGTGCAATTGAGATGAGAGGCAAGGCAGCAGGTGCATTTGGTTCTTATGGTTGGAGCGGTGAAGGAACTGCTATGATGCAAGAAAGATTAAAATCTTTAAAGTTTAAGACTACAGAAAAAGGCTATAGATTTAAATTTGTACCAGATCAAGTTAAATTTAACGAAGGTGATCAATTCATAGAAGAATTTATAAGCTTATTAAAAAAATAG
- a CDS encoding DUF434 domain-containing protein, whose protein sequence is MCKVVKRGYFPSDEKDFSSESVQILYKAGCDLYYLLNQEYNIKGASTFVGNHYLLSERQRLALARAISSGKSIKSRRDKELKDNLEDSVVNIDGFNTIITLEVALSDSLLLKCMDGTIRDLAALRGTYRLIDKTELAITLIGEMLEKNKVREAIFYLDAPVSNSGKLKQHILECLNNFSFDVQVENINNVDAVLETLDNVITSDAIILDKCKSWINLNKKIIEERIGNHSYIDFSSLMDGGKRND, encoded by the coding sequence ATGTGCAAAGTTGTTAAAAGGGGATATTTCCCTAGTGATGAGAAGGATTTTAGTAGTGAATCAGTTCAAATACTATATAAAGCTGGATGTGATTTATATTATTTATTAAATCAAGAATATAACATAAAAGGAGCATCAACCTTTGTAGGGAATCATTATCTACTGTCTGAGAGGCAAAGGTTAGCTTTAGCAAGAGCTATTTCTTCAGGAAAAAGTATTAAGAGTAGAAGAGATAAAGAGCTTAAAGATAATCTAGAAGATAGCGTCGTGAATATTGATGGATTTAATACTATAATCACTTTAGAGGTGGCTTTATCTGATTCATTATTATTAAAATGTATGGATGGAACTATTAGAGATTTAGCAGCACTTAGAGGAACCTATAGGCTGATAGATAAGACGGAATTAGCAATTACACTCATTGGAGAAATGTTAGAAAAAAACAAAGTAAGAGAAGCTATTTTTTATTTAGATGCTCCAGTATCTAATTCAGGAAAGTTAAAACAGCACATACTAGAGTGCTTGAATAACTTTAGCTTTGATGTGCAAGTTGAAAATATCAATAATGTTGATGCAGTTTTAGAAACCTTAGATAATGTTATAACTAGTGATGCAATTATTCTTGATAAGTGTAAAAGCTGGATTAATTTAAATAAGAAAATCATAGAAGAAAGAATCGGGAATCATTCATATATTGATTTTAGTTCGTTGATGGATGGTGGTAAAAGGAACGATTAA
- the rocF gene encoding arginase gives MDINIIGVPLFYGCDRKGVELAPDIIRHKGVSEIISKYNHTVYDLGNIYVPQVDAESKYISHKSMKYLNEVIETNRNLAQAVYSSLCANSLPFVIGGDHSLGLGTISGASKFYRNLAVIWIDAHGDVNTEETSPTGNIHGMPLAASMNIGHSSLTDLFYKGQKVNPNNVFILAARDLDEGEVELIKERKLNVYTMKDIRTRGLESIVKEIMDKISENNADGVHLSFDIDSIDPEHIPGTGTPVEDGLSIDEAKYILKTFVQSEKISSIDMVEFNSDLDHEDARTSKAVLDLIDHTFKNLH, from the coding sequence TTGGATATTAACATTATTGGCGTACCTTTGTTTTATGGATGCGATAGAAAAGGTGTAGAACTTGCTCCAGACATCATTAGGCATAAAGGAGTTTCTGAGATTATATCAAAGTACAATCATACGGTTTATGATCTAGGAAATATTTATGTACCACAAGTTGATGCTGAGTCAAAATATATTTCTCACAAAAGTATGAAGTATCTTAATGAAGTAATAGAAACAAACAGAAATCTAGCACAAGCTGTGTATTCTTCGCTTTGTGCTAACAGTCTTCCTTTTGTTATAGGCGGAGACCATTCATTAGGCCTTGGTACTATAAGTGGCGCAAGTAAATTTTATAGAAATCTTGCAGTTATATGGATCGATGCTCATGGAGATGTAAACACAGAAGAAACTTCTCCTACTGGTAATATCCATGGAATGCCTTTAGCTGCTTCTATGAATATTGGACATTCTTCTTTAACAGATCTTTTTTATAAAGGTCAAAAAGTTAATCCAAACAACGTCTTTATTTTAGCAGCTAGAGATCTTGATGAAGGCGAAGTAGAATTGATTAAAGAAAGAAAACTTAATGTATACACTATGAAAGATATTAGAACTCGTGGACTAGAGTCTATTGTTAAAGAAATTATGGACAAGATATCTGAAAATAATGCTGATGGAGTTCACCTAAGTTTTGATATTGACTCTATTGATCCTGAACATATTCCGGGAACAGGAACCCCTGTAGAAGATGGTCTTTCTATTGATGAAGCCAAATATATACTAAAAACCTTTGTGCAATCTGAAAAAATATCATCTATTGATATGGTAGAATTTAATTCTGACCTAGATCATGAAGACGCTAGAACGTCTAAAGCTGTACTGGATCTGATTGATCATACCTTCAAAAACTTACATTAG
- a CDS encoding aspartyl-phosphate phosphatase Spo0E family protein, with protein sequence MNLYLFSLRIKITYLKFLLNNKVKGKSPLTSDNVVALSQKLDKLIVDYQKTMYTTYKETTLKEAA encoded by the coding sequence ATGAACCTTTATTTATTTTCATTAAGAATTAAGATTACCTATTTGAAGTTTTTATTAAACAATAAGGTGAAGGGTAAATCACCTTTAACTTCAGACAATGTAGTTGCTCTTAGTCAAAAATTAGACAAGCTTATAGTAGACTATCAAAAGACAATGTATACTACATACAAAGAAACTACATTAAAGGAAGCTGCTTAA
- the hprK gene encoding HPr(Ser) kinase/phosphatase — MAVKVENMISDLFLEVIVEGKKDVSISVSDINRPGLQLSGFYNYFANERVQIIGNAEWSFLDTLTPELRYKRVKKFFSYDLPCLIFARGLDTHEDVLEFAKLNNIWILRTEDNTTRFVNKLMNYLDKKLAPETRVHGVLVDIYGMGILITGESGIGKSEAALELIKRGHRLITDDAVDIKEIDGVLYGRSPYITEGMLEVRGMGIIDIPALYGLSSVLSEKNIDLIVYIEQWKDGRDYDRLGNDETTYEILNTPVRKMVLPIRPGRNIAVIIEAAAANYRYGLTSKETPVDKINKRLEGL, encoded by the coding sequence ATGGCGGTAAAAGTTGAAAATATGATATCGGATTTATTTTTAGAAGTTATAGTTGAGGGGAAAAAGGATGTTAGCATTTCTGTTAGTGATATAAATAGACCAGGACTTCAATTATCAGGTTTCTATAATTACTTTGCAAATGAAAGGGTTCAAATAATAGGGAATGCTGAGTGGAGCTTTTTAGATACATTAACTCCAGAATTGAGATATAAAAGAGTTAAAAAATTCTTTTCTTATGATTTACCATGTTTGATATTTGCTAGGGGATTGGATACTCATGAGGATGTATTAGAATTTGCAAAGCTTAACAATATTTGGATTCTTAGGACAGAGGATAATACGACTAGATTTGTAAATAAATTAATGAATTATCTAGATAAAAAATTAGCACCAGAGACTAGAGTTCATGGAGTTTTGGTAGATATATATGGTATGGGAATATTGATAACTGGGGAAAGTGGTATAGGAAAGAGTGAAGCTGCATTAGAGCTTATTAAAAGAGGACATAGGTTAATTACAGATGATGCAGTTGATATAAAAGAAATTGATGGTGTTTTATATGGAAGAAGCCCATACATTACTGAGGGAATGCTTGAAGTTAGAGGGATGGGAATCATCGATATACCTGCTTTATATGGATTAAGTTCTGTTCTTTCAGAGAAAAATATAGATCTTATTGTATATATAGAGCAGTGGAAAGATGGCAGAGATTATGATAGACTTGGAAATGATGAAACTACATATGAGATATTAAATACCCCTGTTAGAAAGATGGTACTGCCTATAAGACCAGGAAGAAACATAGCGGTTATTATCGAGGCTGCAGCAGCTAATTATAGATATGGTTTAACTTCTAAAGAGACTCCAGTGGATAAAATAAATAAAAGATTAGAAGGATTATAA
- a CDS encoding 5-formyltetrahydrofolate cyclo-ligase gives MLSEEKKSLRKKAKGLRSQLSADKRASYNQSIFDKVLGFDSFIEAQLIFTYVSYKDEVDTIALINYAINHKKRIAVPKIISLEEGMVAIEIKSIEELKENSLGILEPVDFKNQINPSEIDFSIVPGLAFDRKGGRLGYGGGFYDRFLSNLSANANIVALAYDFQIVDTVPCEQHDIKIREVITN, from the coding sequence ATGCTTAGTGAAGAAAAAAAGTCATTAAGAAAAAAAGCAAAGGGCTTAAGAAGTCAATTATCAGCAGATAAAAGAGCCTCTTATAATCAATCTATATTTGATAAGGTTTTGGGTTTTGATAGCTTTATAGAGGCTCAGTTAATTTTTACATATGTCAGTTATAAAGACGAAGTTGATACTATTGCTTTGATAAATTATGCAATAAATCATAAGAAGAGGATAGCAGTACCTAAGATTATTTCACTGGAAGAAGGTATGGTAGCTATTGAAATTAAGTCAATAGAGGAACTTAAAGAAAACTCCTTAGGAATTCTGGAACCAGTTGATTTTAAAAATCAGATTAATCCTTCAGAAATAGATTTTTCTATTGTTCCTGGACTAGCTTTTGATAGAAAAGGGGGAAGACTTGGTTATGGAGGAGGATTCTATGATAGATTCTTATCTAATCTTTCTGCAAATGCTAATATAGTTGCTTTGGCTTATGATTTTCAAATAGTAGATACGGTGCCTTGTGAGCAGCATGATATAAAAATTCGTGAAGTTATAA